A window of the Trichoderma asperellum chromosome 4, complete sequence genome harbors these coding sequences:
- a CDS encoding uncharacterized protein (TransMembrane:11 (o124-147i159-180o186-204i243-265o271-290i359-377o397-417i438-456o490-509i521-543o549-571i)) — protein sequence MSNTAGLEVDVIAEADRHAAGLDDKEFHEKAAANIDVDVASNDEEVFDDTPTEEEMRTLRRVSGKIKWAMYTIAFVELCERFSYYGSSILYTNFVNRPLPPGSTTGAAPSADGLPGALGMGPKAAMGISLFNQFWAYIMPLLGAWVADARMGRFWTLHVAIAISTVAHVILVAAAAPSVIVKKDSAFAAFIIGLITLCTGTGFFKANVSPLLADQNEDTRMRVKVLPSGERVIVDPAVTNTRIFLYFYLAINIGSLAGQISMVYVEKYVGFWLAFLIPTGMFLLAPFVLWSQKKQYKLTPPTGSLLQKFLQMFWYARKQSKGFKINWDAARPSRISLSERPKWMTYDDAWVDEVRRGLMACKVFLFLPIFFLSYNQMTGNLTIQAGTLERHGVPNDIIQNLNPISIVIMIPLIDHLLYPGLRKIGIAFTPIKRMATGFLIAALSMVASAVMQYYIYQKSPCGNRANGTTIIDGEKVACPPAPINVWAQCLPYILIGIAEIFANVTSYEYAYSKAPENMKSLVMSVNLFMSAVSAAIGEAFTPLSDDPLLVWNYTTVAIIAFIGGVAFWFCFRHLDSEEDKWNMLKKSEYIGQNQPGVGKAADVDA from the exons ATGAGCAACACTGCCGGCCTCGAGGTCGACGTCATTGCCGAGGCCGATCGTCACGCGGCTGGCCTTGACGACAAGGAGTTTCACGAAAAGGCGGCTGCCAACATCGACGTCGACGTCGCTAGCAACGATGAGGAAGTCTTCGACGATACCCCTaccgaggaggagatgcGCACCCTGCGCCGTGTCTCGGGAAAGATCAAGTGGGCCATGTACACCATTGCCTTTGTTGAGCTTTGCGAGCGTTTCTCCTACTATGGATCTTCTATCCTCTACACCAACTTCGTGAACCGACCTCTTCCTCCCGGTTCCACCACCGGTGCTGCCCCCTCTGCCGATGGTCTTCCCGGTGCCCTGGGAATGGGCCCCAAGGCTGCCATGGGTATCAGCTTGTTCAACCAGTTCTGGGCCTATATCATGCCTCTCCTGGG TGCCTGGGTTGCTGATGCCCGCATGGGACGCTTTTGGACTCTTCAcgttgccattgccatctctACTGTCGCTCACGTTAtcctcgtcgccgccgccgccccttcTGTCATTGTCAAGAAGGACAGTGCCTTTGCTGCTTTCATCATCGGTCTCATCACTCTCTGCACTGGCACTGGTTTTTTCAAGGCAAACGTCTCTCCCTTACTTGCCGACCAGAATGAGGACACACGCATGCGCGTCAAGGTGCTCCCCTCTGGCGAGCGCGTCATCGTTGATCCCGCTGTGACCAACACCCGTATCTTCCTCTACTTCTACCTGGCTATCAACATCGGATCTCTTGCTGGTCAGATCAGCATGGTCTACGTTGAGAAGTATGTCGGCTTCTGGCTTGCTTTCCTCATCCCTACCGGCATGTTCCTGCTTGCCCCCTTCGTTCTGTGGagccagaagaagcagtaCAAGCTCACTCCTCCTACCGGTTCTCTGCTTCAGAAGTTCCTGCAGATGTTCTGGTATGCTCGCAAGCAGTCCAAGGGTTTCAAGATCAACTGGGATGCTGCTCGCCCCTCGCGCATTTCTCTTAGCGAGCGCCCCAAGTGGATGACTTACGATGACGCCTGGGTTGATGAGGTCCGCCGTGGTCTGATGGCCTGCAaggtcttcctcttcctgcccatcttcttcctgtcCTACAACCAGATGACCGGTAACCTCACCATCCAAGCCGGTACTCTGGAGCGACATGGCGTCCCCAACGACATTATCCAGAACCTCAACCCCatctccatcgtcatcatgaTTCCTCTCATCGATCACCTCCTCTACCCTGGTCTTCGCAAGATTGGCATTGCCTTTACTCCTATCAAGCGTATGGCCACTGGTTTCCTGATTGCTGCCCTTTCCATGGTTGCCTCTGCCGTCATGCAATACTACATCTACCAGAAGAGCCCTTGCGGTAACCGCGCCAACGGAACCACCATCATCGATGGTGAGAAAGTTGCCTGCCCTCCCGCGCCCATCAACGTCTGGGCCCAGTGCTTGCCCTACATCCTGATCGGTATTGCCGAGATTTTCGCCAACGTCACCTCCTACGAGTATGCCTACTCCAAGGCCCCTGAGAACATGAAGTCTCTGGTCATGAGTGTCAACCTGTTCATGAGTGCTGTCTccgctgccattggcgagGCTTTCACTCCTCTGTCTGATGACCCCCTGTTGGTCTGGAACTACACCACCGTCGCCATCATTGCCTTCATTGGTGGTGTTGCCTTCTGGTTCTGCTTCCGCCACCTCGACTCCGAGGAAGACAAGTGGAACATGCTCAAGAAGTCCGAGTATATCGGCCAGAACCAACCCGGTGttggcaaggctgccgatGTGGATGCCTaa
- a CDS encoding uncharacterized protein (EggNog:ENOG41~TransMembrane:12 (i82-103o109-129i150-167o179-199i211-232o238-257i309-335o347-367i395-416o422-442i454-477o489-508i)) has product MGHSTLPPESPQSEMAASRFTIDTAPVAVDQYHQNEKQGHDQEQSRYEEPNIALPPTINAAYDWTGAEDPDNPRNFSASLRIFSTIAITMLAMIGTIAGSMYAPAQDVVASYFHCSRTVAVLPLSLYNLGLAFGPMVGAPLSETYGRKSVFLLSTPVFVLFLLGSGFSKSIGGLTTCRFFAGVFASPLINNAPATLLDFTPPRYRGVSLGGYYAVPSFGAALGPLIGGFVLLAKPWQWTQWISIFITVAFYIPVCFTRETYKKVILKRRATRLGLRDSASQRTSPGRAFRYFFTTLIQRPLHMLFTEPIVTLVSVYNGFLFGLLYTFVVSVPWIFRTYYGWSVDSEPLSYLGLMCGTALAAVPLVLIDLQSYQKRLSEWQLGHDDDEPLPSENRLMSALIGSLLLPICLFIVGWTVHFHVHWIVPIIFQGLVMLSSLLVYAGANLFMLDAYGPLYGASASGAMMFSRYLLSAAFPLFALQMYERLGAGWATSILGFVTLAMAPIPWIFRAYGEKLRARSKYEMST; this is encoded by the coding sequence ATGGGCCATTCGACGTTGCCGCCAGAGTCTCCACAAAGTGAGATGGCGGCATCTAGATTTACTATTGATACTGCACCGGTAGCAGTAGATCAATATCATCAAAATGAGAAGCAGGGCCATGATCAAGAACAGAGCCGGTATGAAGAGCCTAACATCGCCCTCCCTCCGACTATCAATGCTGCCTACGATTGGACCGGTGCAGAGGATCCAGACAACCCTCGCaacttctctgcctctttgcgGATATTCAGTACCATTGCCATAACCATGCTTGCCATGATTGGCACCATAGCCGGATCAATGTATGCGCCCGCGCAGGATGTCGTCGCCTCCTACTTTCACTGCAGCCGGACTGTCGCTGTTCTACCCCTATCACTCTACAACCTTGGTCTTGCCTTTGGGCCTATGGTCGGCGCACCACTCTCGGAGACGTACGGCCGAAAATCCGTGTTTCTGCTGTCAACTCCAGTATTCGTACTATTTTTGCTTGGCTCTGGCTTCAGCAAGTCGATAGGCGGACTCACAACTTGCCGGTTCTTCGCTGGTGTGTTTGCCTCGCCCCTGATCAACAATGCGCCGGCAACGCTGCTCGACTTCACGCCACCGCGGTATCGAGGTGTCAGTCTGGGAGGATACTATGCCGTGCCCTCCTTTGGAGCGGCTCTGGGCCCGTTGATAGGAGGGTTTGTTCTCCTCGCCAAACCCTGGCAGTGGACGCAATGGATATCTATATTTATCACTGTGGCGTTTTATATCCCTGTATGCTTCACTCGCGAGACGTACAAGAAGGTTATTCTTAAGCGGCGGGCTACGCGTTTGGGACTACGAGACTCGGCGTCGCAGCGAACTTCGCCTGGACGAGCGTTTAGATATTTCTTCACGACCCTGATTCAGAGGCCCTTGCACATGCTGTTTACCGAGCCGATTGTCACTCTGGTCAGTGTGTATAACGGATTCCTATTCGGTCTGCTGTATACATTTGTCGTGTCTGTCCCGTGGATATTTCGGACCTACTATGGATGGTCGGTGGATAGTGAGCCGCTGTCGTATTTGGGGCTCATGTGCGGCACGGCGCTTGCAGCGGTGCCCCTAGTTCTGATTGATCTTCAGTCTTATCAGAAGCGTCTGTCTGAGTGGCAGCTTggccatgatgacgatgagccGCTGCCGTCGGAGAATAGGCTCATGTCTGCTCTGATTGGGAGCCTCCTGTTGCCGATTTGTCTTTTTATTGTTGGCTGGACGGTGCATTTCCACGTCCACTGGATTGTGCCTATTATTTTCCAAGGCCTCGTTATGCTATCCTCTCTGCTTGTTTATGCAGGCGCCAATCTCTTCATGCTGGACGCCTATGGCCCGTTGTATGGAGCATCGGCGTCTGGAGCCATGATGTTCAGCCGGTATCTGCTCTCTGCCGCGTTTCCATTGTTTGCGCTGCAAATGTATGAGCGCCTTGGCGCAGGGTGGGCTACAAGCATTCTGGGATTTGTGACGTTGGCCATGGCACCGATTCCGTGGATTTTCAGGGCATATGGGGAGAAGTTGAGGGCGAGAAGTAAATATGAAATGAGCACTTGA